One Campylobacter concisus DNA segment encodes these proteins:
- a CDS encoding DNA repair protein translates to MKNENLQEKIYAVIDLKSFYASVECVERGLDPFKADLVVADASRGSGGICLAVSPALRAKGVKNRCRLFEIPRDIKFIAAPPRMQFYIDYAARIYEIYLKYVSKEDIYVYSIDECFIDLNSYLKFYALGAKEMAKMMMDEILKTTGVTATCGIGTNLYLAKIALDILAKHQDDGIAYLDEELYKKQLWTHQPLSDFWRIGKQTRLKLEKCGIFCMKDIANAPKSLLEKIFGVDAYITIDHANGIEPTTIAEIKAYKPSTKSYFSSEILPRDYERCEAVIVLKEMADRLALRLINKDVRASGLTINVRFADKLEPQQRASVRFKTPTNISSVLMSAAEELLLNKIKNAGLIRQIGISANDVVKENLAEFSLFEDNAKEKAVLKSLNLIKEKFGKNSILRAIDLLPEATGQDRNKKIGGHKSGE, encoded by the coding sequence ATGAAAAACGAAAATTTGCAAGAGAAAATTTACGCCGTTATCGACCTAAAGTCCTTTTACGCCTCGGTTGAGTGCGTAGAGCGCGGGCTTGATCCATTTAAAGCCGATCTTGTCGTGGCTGACGCTAGTCGTGGCAGTGGCGGCATCTGCTTGGCTGTTAGCCCTGCACTTCGTGCCAAAGGGGTGAAAAACCGCTGCAGACTCTTTGAGATACCAAGGGATATCAAATTTATCGCTGCACCGCCTAGGATGCAGTTTTACATCGACTATGCCGCTAGGATTTATGAAATTTATCTAAAATATGTCTCCAAAGAGGACATCTACGTATATTCGATCGATGAGTGCTTTATCGACCTCAATTCTTACTTGAAATTTTACGCTCTTGGCGCAAAAGAGATGGCAAAGATGATGATGGATGAGATCTTAAAAACGACTGGCGTTACGGCGACTTGCGGCATTGGGACAAATTTATACCTCGCAAAGATCGCCCTTGATATACTAGCAAAGCACCAAGATGACGGCATCGCGTATCTTGACGAAGAGCTTTATAAAAAGCAGCTCTGGACGCACCAGCCACTAAGTGACTTTTGGCGCATAGGTAAGCAAACTAGACTAAAGCTCGAAAAATGCGGCATCTTTTGTATGAAAGATATCGCAAATGCACCAAAAAGCCTGCTTGAAAAAATTTTTGGCGTTGATGCCTACATCACGATCGATCACGCAAACGGCATAGAACCAACGACGATAGCCGAGATAAAGGCCTATAAACCAAGCACGAAGTCCTACTTTAGCTCGGAAATTTTGCCCAGAGACTACGAGCGCTGCGAGGCGGTGATCGTGCTAAAAGAGATGGCTGACAGGCTCGCTCTTAGGCTCATAAACAAAGATGTGAGGGCGAGTGGGCTAACGATAAATGTGAGATTTGCCGATAAGCTTGAGCCACAGCAACGTGCAAGTGTGCGGTTTAAAACGCCTACAAATATCTCAAGCGTGCTGATGAGTGCGGCTGAGGAGCTGCTTTTAAATAAGATAAAAAATGCTGGGCTAATTAGGCAAATAGGCATATCGGCAAACGATGTGGTAAAAGAAAATTTGGCAGAATTTAGCTTATTTGAAGATAACGCCAAAGAAAAAGCGGTGCTAAAATCACTAAATTTGATAAAAGAGAAATTTGGCAAAAACTCGATCCTACGCGCGATCGACCTGCTGCCAGAAGCGACTGGGCAAGATAGAAACAAAAAGATCGGAGGGCACAAGAGCGGTGAGTAA
- a CDS encoding YolD-like family protein, which translates to MSKDRAKIFSSFNPLSTLERALRQKEREKCEKLELDESKVDEILKTVSEIKIADEVRVSYHDGFTYVKTSGLVSDVNFKDKILMVVKTKIKFEDINEVEIVKKRAVRNETLDGAFF; encoded by the coding sequence GTGAGTAAAGATAGGGCAAAAATTTTTAGCTCGTTTAATCCTCTCTCAACATTAGAGCGAGCCTTGCGACAAAAAGAGCGAGAAAAATGCGAAAAACTAGAGCTTGATGAGAGCAAGGTCGATGAAATTTTAAAAACGGTAAGCGAGATAAAGATAGCTGATGAGGTGCGTGTGAGCTACCACGACGGCTTTACTTACGTAAAAACTAGTGGCCTAGTCTCGGATGTAAATTTCAAAGATAAAATCCTCATGGTCGTAAAAACTAAGATCAAATTTGAAGATATAAATGAGGTGGAGATAGTAAAGAAACGCGCAGTTAGAAACGAAACATTAGATGGGGCATTTTTTTAG
- a CDS encoding helix-hairpin-helix domain-containing protein gives MSVFKKIPYVGEATEADLLALGYEDIASLKGADADEMFECTKAFGRGSDRCILYVYRMVCYYANTPHPDKAKLKWWLWKD, from the coding sequence TTGAGCGTTTTTAAGAAAATTCCCTACGTCGGCGAGGCAACCGAGGCAGATCTGCTAGCACTTGGCTACGAGGATATCGCTTCGCTAAAAGGCGCAGATGCTGACGAGATGTTTGAATGCACAAAGGCGTTTGGACGAGGCAGTGATAGGTGTATCCTCTATGTTTACCGCATGGTCTGTTACTACGCAAATACTCCGCACCCAGACAAAGCCAAGCTAAAATGGTGGCTTTGGAAGGATTAA
- the pyrF gene encoding orotidine-5'-phosphate decarboxylase: MRLCVALDMASKDENLALVRELKGLDLWLKVGLRSYLRDGAKFIEELKGAGEFKIFLDLKLYDIPNTMADAAEVVSKIGVDMINLHASAGVRAMKTVMERLNALQNRPLVLAVSALTSFNESEFEAVYNDTLSRSVRKFSQMSFEAGLDGMVCSVFESKLIKDVINQNFITLCPGVRPFGESAGDQKRVANLVSAKQEGSDFIVVGRPIYENANPREICERILEQI; the protein is encoded by the coding sequence ATGAGGCTCTGCGTCGCTCTTGATATGGCGAGCAAGGATGAAAATTTAGCCCTTGTAAGAGAGCTAAAAGGGCTTGATCTTTGGCTAAAAGTGGGGCTTAGAAGCTATCTTAGAGACGGAGCTAAATTTATAGAGGAGCTAAAAGGGGCAGGGGAGTTTAAAATCTTTCTTGATCTAAAACTCTATGACATCCCAAACACGATGGCAGACGCTGCTGAGGTCGTCTCAAAGATAGGCGTAGATATGATAAACTTGCACGCAAGTGCTGGCGTACGTGCAATGAAAACTGTAATGGAGCGTCTTAATGCGCTACAAAATCGCCCTTTAGTGCTTGCAGTATCGGCACTTACTAGCTTTAATGAGAGCGAATTTGAAGCGGTTTATAACGATACGCTATCTCGCTCGGTTAGGAAATTTAGCCAGATGAGCTTTGAAGCGGGACTTGACGGCATGGTCTGCTCGGTCTTTGAAAGCAAGCTCATAAAAGACGTGATAAATCAAAATTTCATCACGCTTTGCCCTGGAGTTAGGCCTTTTGGTGAGAGCGCGGGCGATCAAAAGAGGGTTGCAAATTTAGTTAGCGCAAAGCAAGAGGGCAGCGACTTTATCGTCGTTGGCAGACCGATCTACGAAAACGCAAACCCAAGAGAAATTTGCGAACGAATTTTGGAGCAAATTTAG
- the nusB gene encoding transcription antitermination factor NusB, producing the protein MATRHQVRQAIVSLLYSNEINPVTAEFEEEFLEEKKIRNERKNEAQQTFKEVLANKEKLDEILKPHLKDGDFSKVGATELAILRLGLYEMKFSQTDKAVIINEAIELAKELGSDQAPKFINGVLDKIKGDL; encoded by the coding sequence ATGGCCACACGTCATCAAGTGAGACAAGCGATCGTTTCACTGCTTTACTCAAACGAGATAAACCCTGTAACTGCGGAGTTTGAAGAGGAATTTTTAGAAGAGAAAAAGATAAGAAATGAGCGCAAAAACGAGGCGCAGCAGACCTTTAAAGAGGTGCTAGCAAACAAAGAAAAACTAGATGAAATTTTAAAGCCACACCTAAAAGATGGCGACTTTAGCAAGGTTGGCGCAACAGAGTTAGCCATCCTTAGACTTGGGCTTTACGAGATGAAATTTAGCCAAACTGATAAAGCCGTCATCATAAACGAGGCGATCGAGCTTGCAAAAGAGCTTGGAAGCGACCAGGCGCCAAAATTTATAAACGGCGTGCTAGATAAGATAAAGGGCGATCTATGA
- the ribH gene encoding 6,7-dimethyl-8-ribityllumazine synthase yields MKIIEGNLALKGDEKIAIINARFNHIITDRLVEGAKDAFLRHGGDEKNLTLVLVPGAFEIPMALEKVLASGKFDAVCCVGAVIRGATPHFDYVSAETTKGIANVTLKHAKPVTFGVLTVDSIEQAIERAGSKAGNKGFEAMTGVIEMLNLYKKLGE; encoded by the coding sequence ATGAAAATAATCGAAGGAAATTTAGCTTTAAAAGGCGATGAGAAGATCGCGATCATCAACGCAAGGTTTAACCACATCATCACAGACCGCTTGGTAGAAGGCGCAAAAGACGCATTTTTACGTCACGGCGGCGATGAGAAAAATTTAACTTTAGTGCTAGTCCCTGGGGCATTTGAGATACCTATGGCGCTTGAAAAGGTGCTTGCAAGCGGTAAATTTGACGCGGTTTGCTGCGTGGGAGCGGTGATAAGAGGCGCAACGCCGCACTTTGACTACGTAAGCGCAGAGACCACCAAAGGCATCGCAAACGTGACGCTAAAACACGCAAAGCCAGTCACATTTGGCGTGCTAACGGTAGATAGCATCGAGCAAGCGATCGAGCGAGCTGGCAGCAAGGCTGGAAACAAAGGCTTTGAAGCGATGACTGGCGTCATAGAAATGCTAAATTTATACAAAAAGCTAGGAGAGTAA
- a CDS encoding DMT family transporter: MIHFLALLLAGCCEVSGVFFITKFSKSTGVEKWANFILLLGNFALSLTLLSYAMQTVAMSVAYAIWTGIGAIGAVVVGVVFEDEKINFKKTLFLVLIIFSVIMLKIV, from the coding sequence ATGATCCACTTTTTAGCGCTTTTACTAGCTGGATGTTGCGAGGTTTCTGGCGTCTTTTTTATCACGAAATTTTCAAAGAGCACAGGCGTAGAAAAGTGGGCAAATTTCATCCTTTTGCTTGGAAATTTCGCCCTTTCTCTAACGCTGCTTAGCTACGCGATGCAAACTGTCGCTATGTCGGTGGCGTATGCGATCTGGACTGGTATCGGAGCGATCGGAGCAGTCGTGGTTGGCGTAGTTTTTGAAGATGAAAAGATAAATTTTAAAAAGACCTTGTTTTTAGTGCTCATCATCTTTAGCGTCATCATGCTAAAGATAGTTTGA
- a CDS encoding DMT family transporter gives MSNRGFLWILLGAVAECGWAYGLKHAANLGEFLLTTLLVSISFVSFMKALKYLPVSISYAVFVGFGTAFIVIAEIVSDYAASGIMPNFIRLFFIATLILGVLGLKGIKE, from the coding sequence ATGTCAAATAGAGGTTTTTTGTGGATATTGCTTGGCGCGGTAGCTGAGTGTGGCTGGGCGTATGGGCTAAAGCACGCAGCAAATTTAGGCGAGTTTTTGCTCACGACATTGCTAGTAAGCATAAGTTTTGTCTCGTTTATGAAGGCTTTAAAGTATCTGCCTGTAAGCATCTCTTATGCCGTATTTGTGGGCTTTGGGACGGCTTTTATCGTCATAGCTGAGATCGTTAGCGACTACGCAGCAAGTGGGATCATGCCAAATTTCATTAGGCTATTTTTTATAGCGACGCTCATTTTAGGCGTGCTTGGGCTAAAAGGCATAAAAGAATGA